A stretch of Rubinisphaera margarita DNA encodes these proteins:
- a CDS encoding beta-ketoacyl-[acyl-carrier-protein] synthase family protein, whose product MSEDSNQRVAITGMGMVSACGNGIDAFEKSLLEGRSGISAIDLFPGVTPPGHIGAQCRDFNDSSIKKEYLKPQRKSIKVMCRDIQLGVASANLALEHSGLGIKEEEDPRLGVEFGADLMLSPPDVLFGAVAASRNEQGMPTDTQWGEKGLAQMEPLWLLKYLPNMPACHISIYAKACGPSNSLTLEDANGNLTLGESLRIMRRGQADTMIAGTTGARLHVIKSINLTSLKEVAEPNGQAPEEVLKPFDKNRSGEVLGEGACAFILEREDKAKERNATIFAYVLGIGSSCVRHPKTGPDPKQAMVNAIRAALRSADVTIDQIGHINAHGSGSQTMDAAEAAAILEVFGDRGREIPVTALKPFFGNCGSGSGTLEIAGSILGLRHGVVFPTLNYATPDPECPLNIVHGEPLKTDNKIFLNINVTRAGQASALLVEGA is encoded by the coding sequence ATGAGTGAAGATTCGAATCAGCGGGTTGCCATCACCGGTATGGGGATGGTCAGTGCGTGTGGCAACGGCATTGACGCCTTCGAGAAGTCTCTGCTTGAAGGACGGTCGGGAATCAGTGCCATCGATCTGTTCCCCGGCGTGACACCTCCGGGGCATATCGGCGCGCAGTGTCGCGACTTCAACGACAGCTCAATCAAAAAAGAATACCTGAAGCCACAGCGAAAGAGCATCAAGGTGATGTGTCGGGACATCCAGCTGGGTGTCGCATCGGCCAACCTGGCGCTGGAGCATTCGGGGCTCGGCATTAAAGAAGAAGAAGATCCTCGTCTCGGCGTCGAATTCGGGGCCGATCTGATGCTCTCCCCGCCGGACGTGCTGTTCGGAGCTGTCGCCGCCTCCCGCAACGAACAGGGAATGCCGACCGATACCCAATGGGGAGAAAAGGGCCTGGCTCAGATGGAGCCGCTCTGGCTGCTCAAGTATCTGCCGAACATGCCGGCCTGTCATATCAGCATTTACGCCAAAGCCTGCGGGCCGAGTAACTCGCTGACCCTCGAAGATGCCAACGGCAACCTGACGCTCGGGGAATCTCTCCGCATCATGCGTCGCGGTCAAGCCGATACGATGATCGCCGGAACGACCGGAGCTCGGCTGCACGTCATCAAGTCGATCAATCTCACCAGCCTCAAGGAAGTGGCCGAGCCGAACGGACAGGCTCCCGAAGAGGTGCTCAAGCCGTTCGACAAGAACCGGTCGGGTGAAGTCCTCGGCGAAGGCGCCTGTGCCTTCATCCTGGAACGGGAAGACAAGGCGAAAGAACGGAACGCGACCATCTTCGCCTACGTTCTGGGAATCGGAAGTTCTTGCGTGCGGCATCCTAAAACGGGACCCGATCCGAAGCAGGCGATGGTCAACGCGATTCGAGCCGCCCTGCGGAGTGCCGACGTGACGATCGACCAGATCGGTCATATCAACGCGCACGGCAGCGGATCGCAAACGATGGACGCTGCCGAAGCGGCGGCGATTCTCGAAGTCTTCGGCGATCGAGGACGGGAAATTCCCGTGACCGCGCTTAAGCCGTTCTTCGGAAACTGCGGCTCGGGTTCAGGCACGCTGGAAATTGCCGGCTCAATCCTGGGGCTGCGACATGGCGTCGTCTTCCCGACGCTGAACTACGCGACGCCCGATCCAGAATGTCCGCTGAATATCGTGCATGGCGAGCCTCTCAAGACGGACAACAAGATCTTCCTCAACATCAACGTCACTCGGGCCGGCCAGGCCAGTGCGCTCCTGGTTGAGGGTGCCTGA
- a CDS encoding sulfatase family protein — MRYFAIFAALMSLILTNTAAAAAPNFVVVFCDDLGYGDLSCYGHPSIETPNLDRMAEEGQRWTNFYVGASVCTPSRAALLTGRLPVRNGMMSAKRRVLFPNSNGGLPESETTIAEYLRQKNYATAAIGKWHLGHLPEFLPTRHGFDTYWGIPYSNDMDALKGHPNYRQQSHVSATYMPSIEQYNVPIIHDDEEVERPADQTTITRRYTDRTIDFIHEHQKQPFFVYLAHNLPHIPLFASEEFYGSSARGIYGDVLAEIDHGVGRILDTLEELKLEQNTIVVFTSDNGPWLPFQAHGGSAGLLREGKGSTFEGGMRVPGIFWGPGIVESGTKHELGATMDLLPTFCSLAGIDVDSGSMDGYDLSSVLTGKSKESPRDRIFYWREEKLYAVRQGPWKAHFITEGCYGIGPKREEHETPELYHLEHDPSEKYNIAERHPEVVDDLLRFAEEHRRSVKPVTNQLER; from the coding sequence ATGCGATATTTCGCAATTTTCGCGGCTCTGATGAGTCTGATTCTCACGAACACAGCCGCTGCGGCGGCTCCGAATTTCGTCGTGGTGTTCTGCGACGACCTCGGCTATGGCGATCTGTCCTGCTACGGGCATCCTTCCATCGAGACGCCGAATCTCGACCGGATGGCCGAAGAAGGACAGCGGTGGACCAACTTCTATGTCGGAGCCAGTGTCTGCACGCCGAGTCGGGCGGCTCTGCTGACCGGGCGGCTGCCCGTTCGCAATGGAATGATGTCGGCAAAGCGGCGCGTGCTGTTCCCGAATTCCAACGGAGGTCTGCCCGAGTCTGAAACGACAATCGCCGAATATCTCAGGCAGAAAAACTACGCCACGGCAGCTATCGGCAAATGGCATCTCGGCCATCTGCCGGAGTTTCTGCCCACCAGGCACGGATTCGACACCTACTGGGGGATCCCGTACTCCAACGACATGGATGCGTTGAAAGGTCATCCGAACTATCGCCAGCAGTCACACGTTTCGGCGACCTACATGCCGTCCATCGAACAGTACAACGTTCCGATCATTCACGATGACGAAGAAGTCGAACGCCCGGCCGATCAAACCACCATCACCCGGCGGTACACCGACAGGACGATCGATTTCATTCACGAGCATCAGAAACAGCCGTTCTTCGTTTATCTGGCTCACAACCTGCCCCACATTCCGCTGTTCGCCAGCGAGGAGTTCTACGGATCGAGCGCCCGTGGAATCTATGGGGATGTCCTGGCCGAGATCGATCATGGTGTCGGGCGGATTCTCGATACGCTGGAAGAACTCAAGCTTGAGCAGAACACGATCGTGGTCTTCACTTCGGACAACGGTCCCTGGTTGCCATTTCAGGCTCATGGCGGATCAGCCGGGCTGCTGCGTGAAGGAAAGGGCTCGACCTTTGAAGGTGGAATGCGTGTTCCGGGGATCTTCTGGGGACCTGGGATCGTGGAGTCGGGGACGAAACACGAACTCGGGGCGACGATGGATCTCTTACCGACGTTCTGTTCACTCGCCGGCATCGATGTGGATTCCGGTTCCATGGATGGTTACGACCTGTCCTCTGTGCTGACGGGCAAGTCGAAGGAATCACCTCGCGATCGGATCTTCTATTGGCGCGAAGAAAAGCTTTACGCCGTCCGTCAGGGGCCGTGGAAAGCCCACTTCATTACGGAAGGCTGTTACGGAATTGGACCGAAGCGGGAGGAGCATGAAACTCCCGAGCTGTATCATCTGGAGCACGACCCTTCCGAGAAGTACAACATCGCCGAACGTCATCCGGAGGTCGTTGATGACCTGCTGCGTTTTGCCGAAGAACATCGCCGCTCCGTGAAACCGGTGACGAATCAGCTCGAACGCTGA
- a CDS encoding aldose epimerase family protein has protein sequence MGAEAVNVDDFDSIKLYTLKNRNGVEVKVTNYGAIITAIVVPDKNGNMADIALGYNRVEDYMNAVDKPYFGAIVGRYGNRIAKGQFTIDGETYQLAVNNGENHLHGGIIGFDKVVWNARPVEGNTSTGLELTYLAKDGEEGYPGNLNVTVTYTLNDENELQVDYHATTDKATHVNLTQHTYFNLKGEGEGDILGHELMLNAPKFTPVDSGLIPTGERKSVEGTPFDFRKAKPIGRDIEEDNQQLSYGGGYDHNWVLAKPSPKQQMALAARVHEPTTGRVLEIETTEPGIQFYCGNFLDGRLKGKSGKPYVHRGGFCLETQHYPDSPNQKNFPSTLLQPGEEYETSTIFRFSVKD, from the coding sequence ATGGGAGCCGAAGCGGTGAACGTCGATGACTTCGATTCGATCAAACTCTATACGCTGAAGAACAGGAACGGCGTGGAAGTGAAGGTCACCAACTACGGGGCAATCATCACTGCGATTGTCGTGCCAGACAAAAACGGCAACATGGCTGACATCGCCCTCGGCTACAACCGCGTCGAAGACTACATGAATGCGGTCGACAAGCCGTACTTCGGGGCGATTGTCGGACGCTACGGGAATCGCATCGCCAAAGGCCAGTTCACGATTGATGGCGAGACCTATCAGCTGGCCGTTAATAATGGCGAGAATCATCTGCACGGCGGCATCATCGGCTTTGATAAAGTCGTCTGGAACGCTCGTCCGGTGGAAGGCAACACGTCGACCGGTCTCGAACTCACCTATCTGGCGAAAGACGGCGAGGAAGGCTATCCCGGCAATCTCAATGTGACCGTGACCTACACGTTGAACGACGAGAACGAGCTCCAGGTTGATTACCACGCGACGACTGACAAAGCGACGCACGTCAATCTGACTCAGCACACCTATTTCAACCTCAAGGGCGAAGGCGAAGGAGACATCCTCGGGCACGAGTTGATGCTCAACGCTCCGAAGTTCACGCCGGTCGACTCCGGTCTCATCCCGACAGGGGAACGAAAGTCGGTCGAAGGAACGCCCTTTGATTTCCGGAAAGCCAAGCCGATCGGACGGGACATCGAGGAAGATAATCAGCAGCTCTCCTACGGCGGCGGCTACGACCATAACTGGGTCCTCGCCAAGCCGTCTCCGAAGCAGCAGATGGCTCTCGCTGCCCGGGTCCACGAGCCGACTACCGGACGTGTCCTGGAAATCGAAACCACCGAGCCGGGGATTCAGTTCTATTGCGGAAATTTCCTCGACGGGCGGTTGAAGGGCAAATCGGGCAAGCCCTACGTTCATCGTGGCGGGTTCTGTCTGGAGACGCAGCACTATCCGGACAGTCCAAACCAGAAGAACTTTCCGTCGACCCTTCTCCAGCCGGGCGAAGAATATGAAACGTCCACGATCTTTCGGTTTTCCGTGAAGGATTAA
- a CDS encoding solute:sodium symporter family transporter, translated as MDAVTLVSFLFFTGLVGLLTWWITRKDDHGTSQGYFLAGRTLTFPLIAGSLLLTNLSTEQMVGLNGDAFSFGLCVMVWEVVCVVALVFMAWFFLPRFLKSGVATVPEYLEIRFDHQTQVITNIIFLLAYVGILLPIILYTGAEGMIGILDVTGMVGGLAESMNVDPHTLALWLVVWIVGIIGSIYALFGGLRTVAVSDTINAIGLFVGGFMITYFALTVLGGPTGFSGGYDILIEDQKERFNSVGGADSNVPFGTIFSGIFLLNLFYWTTNQQIIQRTFGASSLAEGQKGVLLTGALKLLGPLYLVLPGMIAFTMYNKGLIEFPGGEPVPNQAYGLLVQRVLPGPLTGFFAAALIGAILSSFNSALNSSCTLFSLGLYKDVLQKDATEHQIVRSGKVFGWIVAVVAMFIAPLLANQTSIFGYLQAMNGIYFIPIFAVVLVGMVTRRVPSVAAKIALVVGFIVLVCGNFVPPFTTIVASMHNFQFLGVVFAWLVVLMLIIGELRPRAEEFVQEDVGAVDMTPWGLAKPVGLLLIAIVFTIYISFADFSVLATSS; from the coding sequence TTGGACGCCGTGACCCTCGTCTCCTTTCTGTTCTTCACCGGTCTGGTTGGTCTACTGACGTGGTGGATCACGCGAAAAGATGATCATGGCACCAGTCAGGGATATTTCCTGGCGGGCCGCACGCTTACCTTTCCGTTGATTGCCGGATCGTTGCTGTTGACCAACCTCTCGACCGAACAGATGGTCGGCCTGAATGGCGACGCCTTCTCGTTCGGCCTGTGTGTGATGGTCTGGGAAGTGGTCTGCGTGGTCGCACTGGTCTTTATGGCGTGGTTCTTCCTGCCGCGATTCCTCAAGAGTGGCGTCGCGACCGTGCCGGAGTACCTGGAGATCCGCTTCGATCATCAGACGCAGGTAATCACCAACATCATCTTCCTGCTGGCTTATGTCGGCATTCTGCTGCCCATCATTCTCTACACCGGGGCGGAAGGGATGATCGGCATCCTCGATGTCACGGGCATGGTCGGTGGTCTGGCCGAAAGCATGAATGTCGACCCGCATACCCTGGCGCTGTGGCTCGTGGTGTGGATCGTCGGCATTATCGGGTCGATTTACGCCCTGTTCGGCGGTCTGCGAACGGTGGCGGTGTCCGATACGATTAATGCGATCGGCCTGTTTGTCGGCGGATTCATGATCACCTATTTCGCACTCACGGTGCTGGGCGGACCGACCGGATTTTCTGGCGGCTACGACATTCTCATCGAAGATCAGAAGGAGCGTTTCAACTCCGTCGGCGGTGCGGATTCGAACGTCCCCTTCGGAACGATCTTTTCCGGGATCTTCCTGCTCAATCTGTTCTACTGGACGACCAATCAGCAGATCATCCAGCGTACGTTCGGAGCCAGCAGTCTGGCCGAAGGGCAGAAGGGGGTCCTGTTGACCGGGGCGCTCAAACTGCTGGGGCCACTCTATCTGGTCCTGCCCGGGATGATCGCTTTCACCATGTACAACAAGGGGCTGATCGAGTTTCCGGGCGGCGAACCGGTGCCGAATCAGGCGTATGGCTTGCTCGTGCAGCGGGTACTTCCGGGGCCACTGACGGGCTTCTTCGCCGCTGCTTTGATCGGGGCGATTCTTTCGAGTTTTAACTCGGCTCTAAACAGCTCCTGCACGCTCTTCAGTCTTGGCCTTTATAAAGACGTCCTGCAAAAGGACGCCACCGAGCATCAGATCGTCCGCAGCGGGAAGGTTTTCGGCTGGATCGTGGCTGTGGTCGCGATGTTCATCGCTCCGCTGCTGGCCAATCAGACGAGCATCTTCGGCTATCTGCAGGCAATGAATGGGATTTACTTCATTCCGATCTTCGCCGTCGTTCTGGTCGGGATGGTGACGCGACGCGTGCCTTCTGTCGCCGCCAAGATCGCTCTCGTCGTCGGGTTTATCGTGCTCGTCTGCGGCAACTTCGTGCCGCCCTTCACAACAATCGTCGCTTCAATGCACAACTTCCAGTTTCTGGGGGTCGTCTTCGCCTGGCTGGTGGTGCTGATGCTCATCATCGGGGAGCTGCGTCCCCGGGCCGAAGAGTTCGTGCAGGAAGACGTGGGAGCGGTCGACATGACGCCGTGGGGGCTGGCGAAACCGGTCGGTCTGCTGCTGATCGCGATCGTCTTTACGATCTACATCTCGTTCGCTGACTTCAGCGTGCTGGCGACTTCGAGCTGA